A window of the Streptococcus sp. 116-D4 genome harbors these coding sequences:
- a CDS encoding RluA family pseudouridine synthase: MKFTFTLPDSLPQMTVKQLLEEQLLIPRKIRHFLRIKKHILINQEEVHWNVIVNSGDVCQLTFDEEEYPEKEIPWGNPNLVQEIYQDQHLIIVNKPEGIKTHGNQPNEIALLNHVSAYVGQTCYVVHRLDMETSGLVLFAKNPFILPILNRLLEKKEIAREYWALVDGNINKKELVFKDKIGRDRHDRRKRIVDRKNGQYAETHVSRLKQFPNKTSLVRCKLKTGRTHQIRVHLSHHNLPILGDPLYNSKLKTSRLMLHAFRLSFTHPLTLEKLSFTALSDTFEKELKKNG; encoded by the coding sequence ATGAAATTCACATTTACATTACCAGACTCTCTACCTCAAATGACAGTAAAGCAATTACTTGAGGAGCAACTCCTCATTCCTAGAAAAATCCGGCATTTTTTGAGAATCAAGAAACATATTTTGATAAATCAAGAAGAAGTCCACTGGAACGTAATCGTAAATTCTGGAGATGTTTGCCAATTGACTTTTGACGAGGAAGAGTATCCTGAAAAAGAAATCCCTTGGGGCAATCCAAATCTCGTTCAAGAAATTTATCAAGATCAACACTTGATTATTGTCAACAAACCAGAGGGTATTAAAACCCACGGTAACCAGCCAAATGAAATCGCCCTTCTTAACCATGTCAGTGCCTATGTTGGCCAAACCTGCTATGTCGTTCATCGTCTGGACATGGAGACCAGCGGTTTAGTCCTTTTTGCTAAAAATCCTTTTATCCTGCCTATTCTCAATCGCTTATTGGAGAAAAAAGAGATTGCTAGAGAATATTGGGCACTAGTTGATGGAAATATCAATAAAAAAGAACTTGTCTTCAAAGACAAAATTGGGCGTGATCGCCATGACCGCAGAAAACGAATAGTTGATAGAAAAAATGGGCAATATGCTGAAACGCATGTAAGCAGATTAAAACAATTTCCAAATAAAACTTCCTTGGTTCGTTGCAAGCTAAAGACAGGGCGAACCCATCAGATTCGTGTGCACCTTTCACATCATAACCTCCCTATTTTAGGTGACCCTCTCTATAATAGTAAATTAAAAACAAGTCGGCTTATGCTTCATGCCTTCCGTTTGTCCTTTACCCACCCGCTTACTTTAGAAAAGTTAAGTTTCACTGCTCTTTCAGATACTTTTGAAAAAGAATTAAAAAAGAATGGATGA
- the pbp2a gene encoding penicillin-binding protein PBP2A, producing the protein MKLDKLFEKFLSLFKKETSESEASDSTSLRRSRSDRKKLAQVGPIRKFWRRYHLTKIVLILGLGAGLLVGTYLFAVAKSTNVNDLQNALKTRTLIFDREEKEAGALSGQKGTYVELTDISKNLQNAVIATEDRSFYKNDGINYGRFFLAIVTAGRSGGGSTITQQLAKNAYLSQDQTVERKAKEFFLALELTKKYSKEQILTMYLNNAYFGNGVWGIEDASKKYFGVSASEVSLDQAATLAGMLKGPELYNPLNSVEDSTNRRDTVLQNMVAAGYIDKNQETEAAEVDMTSQLHDKYEGKISDYRYPSYFDAVVNEAVSKYNLTEEEIVNNGYRIYTELDQNYQANMQVVYENTSLFPRAEDGTVAQSGSVALEPKTGGVRGVVGQVADNDKTGFRNFNYATQSKRSPGSTIKPLVVYTPAVEAGWALNKQLDNHTMQYDNYKVDNYAGIKTSREVPMYQALAESLNLPAVATVNDLGVDKAFEAGEKFGLNMEKVDRVLGVALGSGVETNPLQMAQAYAAFANEGLMPEAHFISRIENASGQVIASHKNSQKRVIDKSVADKMTSMMLGTFTNGTGISSSPADYIMAGKTGTTEAVFNPEYTSDQWVIGYTPDVVISHWLGFPTTDENHYLAGSTSNGAAHVFRNIANTILPYTPGSTFTVENAYKQNGIAPANTKRQVQTNDNSQTDDNLSDIRGRAQSLVDEASRAISDAKIKEKAQTIWDSVVNLFR; encoded by the coding sequence ATGAAATTAGATAAATTATTTGAGAAATTTCTTTCTCTTTTTAAAAAAGAAACAAGTGAATCAGAGGCTTCGGATTCGACTAGCTTACGTCGCTCTCGTAGTGATCGAAAAAAATTAGCCCAAGTGGGTCCAATTCGAAAATTCTGGCGCCGCTATCATCTAACAAAGATTGTCCTTATACTAGGTTTGGGTGCAGGCTTGCTAGTTGGAACCTATTTGTTTGCTGTAGCCAAATCAACTAATGTCAATGATTTGCAAAATGCCTTGAAAACTCGAACGCTCATTTTTGACCGTGAAGAAAAAGAAGCTGGTGCCTTGTCTGGTCAAAAGGGAACCTATGTTGAGCTGACTGACATCAGTAAAAATTTGCAGAATGCTGTTATTGCGACAGAAGACCGTTCTTTCTATAAAAACGACGGGATTAACTATGGTCGTTTCTTCTTGGCGATTGTCACTGCTGGTCGTTCAGGTGGTGGTTCTACTATTACCCAACAGCTAGCTAAAAATGCCTATTTGTCGCAGGATCAAACCGTTGAGAGAAAAGCGAAAGAATTTTTCCTTGCCTTAGAATTAACAAAAAAATATAGTAAGGAACAGATATTAACCATGTACCTTAACAATGCCTATTTTGGAAATGGTGTGTGGGGTATAGAAGATGCGAGTAAGAAATACTTTGGAGTTTCTGCATCAGAAGTGAGTCTGGATCAAGCTGCGACTCTGGCAGGGATGCTTAAAGGACCGGAACTGTATAATCCCTTGAATTCCGTAGAAGATTCGACCAATCGTCGTGATACTGTTTTGCAAAATATGGTTGCAGCGGGTTACATTGATAAAAATCAAGAAACCGAAGCTGCAGAAGTTGATATGACTTCGCAATTGCACGATAAGTATGAAGGAAAAATCTCAGATTACCGCTATCCTTCTTACTTTGATGCGGTTGTTAATGAAGCTGTTTCCAAGTATAATCTAACAGAGGAAGAAATTGTCAATAATGGCTACCGCATTTACACAGAGCTGGATCAAAACTACCAAGCAAATATGCAGGTTGTCTATGAAAATACATCGCTATTTCCGAGGGCAGAGGATGGAACAGTTGCTCAATCAGGAAGTGTAGCTCTCGAACCAAAAACAGGGGGGGTTCGTGGAGTTGTCGGTCAAGTTGCTGACAATGATAAAACTGGATTCCGGAATTTCAACTATGCAACTCAATCAAAACGTAGCCCTGGTTCTACAATTAAGCCCTTAGTTGTTTATACACCTGCAGTTGAAGCAGGCTGGGCTTTGAATAAGCAGTTGGATAACCATACCATGCAGTATGACAACTATAAGGTTGATAACTATGCAGGGATCAAAACGAGTCGAGAAGTTCCTATGTATCAAGCCTTGGCAGAATCGCTTAATCTACCTGCTGTTGCCACTGTTAATGATCTGGGCGTCGACAAGGCTTTTGAGGCAGGCGAAAAATTCGGACTCAACATGGAAAAGGTCGATCGTGTTCTTGGTGTCGCCTTGGGAAGCGGTGTTGAAACCAACCCTCTTCAAATGGCTCAAGCATATGCTGCCTTTGCAAATGAAGGTTTAATGCCGGAAGCTCATTTTATTAGTAGAATTGAAAATGCTAGTGGTCAGGTCATTGCTAGCCATAAAAATTCACAAAAACGGGTGATTGATAAGTCTGTAGCAGACAAAATGACCAGTATGATGTTGGGAACATTTACAAACGGAACCGGTATCAGTTCATCGCCTGCGGACTATATCATGGCAGGGAAAACTGGTACAACTGAAGCTGTTTTCAATCCGGAGTACACAAGTGACCAGTGGGTAATTGGTTATACTCCGGATGTGGTAATCAGTCATTGGCTTGGTTTCCCGACGACTGATGAAAATCACTATCTAGCAGGATCTACTTCAAACGGTGCAGCCCATGTCTTTAGGAATATTGCAAATACCATTTTACCTTATACGCCAGGAAGTACCTTTACAGTTGAAAATGCCTATAAGCAAAATGGAATCGCGCCAGCTAACACAAAAAGACAAGTACAAACGAATGATAATAGCCAGACAGATGATAATTTGTCTGATATTCGAGGACGTGCGCAAAGTCTAGTAGATGAGGCTAGCCGTGCTATCTCGGATGCGAAGATTAAGGAAAAGGCTCAAACGATATGGGATTCGGTAGTCAATCTATTTCGCTAA
- a CDS encoding ISL3 family transposase yields MEQLHFITKLLDIKDPNIKILDIINRDSHKEIIAKLDYENPPCPNCGSQMKKYDFQKPSKIPYLETTGMPTRILLRKRRFKCYHCSKMMVAETSLVKKNHQIPRIINQKIAQKLIEKTSMTDIAHQLSISTSTVIRKLNDFRFKHDFSRLPEIMSWDEYSFTKGKMSFIAQDFDKLNIITVLEGRTQAIIRNHFLKYDRVVRCRVKIITMDMFSPYYDLAKQLFPNAKIVLDRFHIIQHLSRAMSRVRVQIMNQFERKSHEYKAIKRYWKLIQQDSRKLSDKRFYRPTFRIHLTNKEILDKLLSYSEDLKHHYQIYQLLLFHFQNKDPEKFFGLIEDNQKQVHPIFQTVFKTFLKNKEKIINALQLPYSNAKLEATNNLIKLIKRNAFGFRNFENFKKRIFIALNIKKERTNFVLSRA; encoded by the coding sequence ATGGAACAATTACATTTTATCACAAAACTTCTCGATATTAAAGACCCAAACATCAAGATTCTAGATATCATCAATAGAGATAGTCACAAGGAAATCATCGCTAAATTGGATTATGAGAACCCACCTTGCCCTAATTGCGGAAGTCAAATGAAGAAATATGACTTTCAAAAACCTTCGAAAATTCCTTACCTTGAAACAACTGGTATGCCTACTAGAATTCTCCTTAGAAAGCGTCGATTCAAGTGCTATCATTGTTCAAAAATGATGGTTGCTGAGACTTCTCTCGTCAAGAAGAATCATCAAATCCCTCGTATCATCAACCAAAAAATTGCTCAGAAGCTGATTGAAAAAACTTCTATGACCGATATTGCTCATCAGCTGTCCATTTCAACTTCAACTGTCATTCGCAAGCTCAATGACTTCCGTTTTAAGCATGATTTTTCTCGTCTTCCTGAAATTATGTCATGGGACGAGTACTCCTTTACAAAGGGAAAGATGAGTTTCATTGCTCAAGATTTTGATAAGCTCAATATCATCACTGTTCTTGAAGGCAGAACACAAGCTATCATTCGAAATCACTTTCTTAAATATGATAGAGTCGTTCGATGTCGAGTGAAAATCATTACGATGGATATGTTTAGTCCTTACTATGACTTGGCTAAACAGCTTTTTCCAAACGCTAAAATCGTGTTGGATCGTTTCCATATTATCCAACATCTCAGCCGTGCTATGAGTCGTGTGCGTGTTCAAATCATGAATCAGTTTGAACGAAAATCCCATGAATACAAGGCTATCAAGCGTTACTGGAAGCTCATCCAACAGGATAGTCGAAAACTCAGCGATAAACGTTTTTATCGTCCTACTTTTCGTATTCACTTGACCAATAAAGAGATTCTAGACAAGCTTTTGAGCTATTCAGAAGACTTGAAACACCACTATCAGATCTATCAGCTCTTGCTTTTTCACTTTCAGAACAAAGACCCTGAGAAATTTTTCGGACTCATTGAGGACAATCAAAAGCAGGTTCATCCTATTTTTCAGACTGTCTTTAAAACCTTTCTAAAGAACAAAGAGAAAATCATCAACGCTCTTCAATTACCTTATTCCAACGCAAAATTGGAAGCGACCAATAATCTCATCAAACTTATCAAACGAAACGCCTTTGGATTTCGGAACTTTGAAAACTTCAAAAAAAGGATTTTTATCGCTCTGAACATCAAAAAAGAAAGGACGAATTTTGTCCTTTCTCGAGCTTAG
- the rpmG gene encoding 50S ribosomal protein L33, giving the protein MALKKASLACAVCGSRNYSIKISGNPKPTRLEVNKFCKHCGKYTTHRETR; this is encoded by the coding sequence ATGGCATTAAAAAAAGCAAGCCTAGCTTGTGCGGTTTGTGGTTCTAGAAACTATTCAATCAAGATCAGCGGAAACCCCAAGCCAACACGACTAGAAGTAAACAAATTTTGTAAGCATTGTGGCAAGTATACTACACATAGAGAAACGAGATAG
- the gap gene encoding type I glyceraldehyde-3-phosphate dehydrogenase: MVVKVGINGFGRIGRLAFRRIQNVEGVEVTRINDLTDPVMLAHLLKYDTTQGRFDGTVEVKEGGFEVNGKFIKVSAERDPEQIDWATDGVEIVLEATGFFAKKEAAEKHLKGGAKKVVITAPGGNDVKTVVFNTNHDVLDGTETVISGASCTTNCLAPMAKALHDNFGVVEGLMTTIHAYTGDQMILDGPHRGGDLRRARAGAANIVPNSTGAAKAIGLVIPELNGKLDGSAQRVPIPTGSVTELVAVCEKNVTVDEVNAAMKAASNESYGYTEDPIVSSDIVGMAYGSLFDATQTKVLDVDGKQLVKVVSWYDNEMSYTAQLVRTLEYFAKIAK; encoded by the coding sequence ATGGTAGTTAAAGTTGGTATTAACGGTTTCGGACGTATCGGTCGTCTTGCTTTCCGCCGTATCCAAAACGTAGAAGGTGTTGAAGTTACTCGCATCAACGACCTTACAGATCCAGTTATGCTTGCACACTTGTTGAAATACGACACAACTCAAGGTCGTTTCGACGGTACTGTTGAAGTTAAAGAAGGTGGATTTGAAGTTAATGGTAAATTCATCAAAGTTTCTGCTGAACGTGATCCAGAACAAATCGACTGGGCTACTGACGGTGTAGAAATCGTTCTTGAAGCTACTGGTTTCTTTGCTAAGAAAGAAGCAGCTGAAAAACACCTTAAAGGTGGAGCTAAAAAAGTTGTTATCACTGCTCCTGGTGGAAACGACGTAAAAACAGTTGTATTCAACACTAACCACGACGTTCTTGACGGTACTGAAACAGTTATCTCAGGTGCTTCATGTACTACAAACTGCTTGGCTCCAATGGCTAAAGCTCTACATGATAACTTTGGTGTTGTAGAAGGATTGATGACTACTATCCACGCTTACACTGGTGACCAAATGATTCTTGACGGACCACACCGTGGTGGGGACCTTCGTCGTGCTCGCGCTGGTGCTGCAAACATCGTTCCTAACTCAACTGGTGCTGCAAAAGCTATCGGTCTTGTTATCCCAGAATTGAACGGTAAACTTGACGGATCTGCACAACGTGTTCCAATCCCAACTGGATCAGTTACTGAATTGGTAGCAGTTTGTGAAAAGAACGTTACTGTTGATGAAGTAAACGCAGCTATGAAAGCAGCTTCAAACGAATCATATGGTTACACAGAAGATCCAATCGTATCTTCAGATATCGTAGGTATGGCTTACGGTTCATTGTTTGACGCAACTCAAACTAAAGTTCTTGACGTTGACGGTAAACAATTGGTTAAAGTTGTATCATGGTACGACAACGAAATGTCATATACTGCACAACTTGTTCGTACTCTTGAATACTTCGCAAAAATTGCTAAATAA
- the secE gene encoding preprotein translocase subunit SecE, with product MRFIGDIFRLLKDTTWPTRKESWRDFRSIMEYTAFFVVIIYIFDKLIVSGLIRFINIF from the coding sequence ATGCGTTTTATTGGAGATATTTTTAGACTTCTTAAAGACACAACATGGCCAACTCGCAAGGAAAGCTGGAGAGATTTTCGTTCTATCATGGAATACACTGCTTTCTTTGTTGTGATTATTTATATTTTTGACAAGTTGATTGTTTCAGGTTTGATTCGATTTATTAACATTTTTTAG
- the nusG gene encoding transcription termination/antitermination protein NusG, giving the protein MDSFDKGWFVLQTYSGYENKVKENLLQRAQTYNMLDNILRVEIPTQTVQVEKNGKRKEVEENRFPGYVLVEMVMTDEAWFVVRNTPNVTGFVGSHGNRSKPTPLLEQEIRDILVSMGQTVQEFDIDVEVGQTVRIIDGAFADYTGKIAEIDNNKVKMIISMFGNDTVAEVNLNQIAEL; this is encoded by the coding sequence ATGGATAGTTTTGATAAAGGATGGTTTGTTTTACAAACTTATTCTGGTTATGAAAATAAGGTAAAAGAAAATCTATTGCAACGTGCACAAACCTACAATATGTTGGATAATATTTTACGTGTTGAAATTCCAACACAAACCGTGCAAGTTGAAAAAAATGGAAAGAGAAAAGAAGTAGAAGAAAATCGCTTTCCAGGTTATGTTCTTGTAGAAATGGTTATGACGGATGAAGCTTGGTTTGTTGTTCGAAACACACCAAATGTTACAGGATTCGTCGGATCTCACGGAAATAGATCAAAACCAACTCCATTATTGGAACAAGAAATCCGTGATATCTTGGTTTCTATGGGACAAACTGTACAAGAGTTTGATATCGATGTTGAAGTTGGTCAAACTGTACGTATTATTGATGGTGCTTTTGCAGACTATACTGGTAAAATTGCAGAGATTGATAACAATAAAGTGAAGATGATTATCTCTATGTTTGGCAATGACACAGTTGCAGAAGTAAACCTAAACCAAATTGCAGAACTATAA
- a CDS encoding sigma-70 family RNA polymerase sigma factor, which translates to MFKELYKEVQGIVYKCRNEYYLHLWELSDWDQEGMICLHELISREEELAEDIPRLRKYFKTKFRNRILDYIRKQESQKRRYDKEPYEEVGEISHRISEEGLWLDDYYLFHERLRDYRSKQNKEKQEELERLLRNERFRGRQRVLRDLRIVFKDFDIRTY; encoded by the coding sequence ATGTTTAAAGAATTGTATAAAGAAGTCCAAGGAATTGTGTATAAGTGTAGAAATGAGTATTACCTTCATTTATGGGAGCTATCGGATTGGGATCAAGAAGGTATGATTTGCTTGCATGAATTAATTAGTAGAGAAGAAGAGCTGGCAGAAGATATTCCTCGATTAAGGAAGTACTTCAAAACTAAGTTCCGGAATCGTATTTTAGATTATATCCGTAAGCAGGAAAGTCAAAAACGAAGATATGATAAAGAACCGTATGAAGAAGTGGGTGAGATCAGTCATCGTATCAGTGAGGAAGGTCTTTGGCTAGATGACTATTATCTCTTTCATGAAAGACTAAGAGATTATAGAAGTAAACAAAATAAAGAGAAACAAGAGGAGTTAGAACGCCTCCTCAGAAATGAACGCTTTCGAGGCCGTCAAAGGGTCCTAAGAGACTTACGGATTGTGTTTAAAGATTTTGACATCCGTACATACTAG